From the Ascaphus truei isolate aAscTru1 chromosome 15, aAscTru1.hap1, whole genome shotgun sequence genome, one window contains:
- the LIME1 gene encoding lck-interacting transmembrane adapter 1 isoform X2, which produces MTALKLFSRSCPYASRSCAERRCRTHDPTVLRCAGAPAAALQPLHALQETEKGLKGQQPSCSIPSSPLQPPTSSTANCREWYSLFETAEEWPMCETAEEWRKRKRRNVCPSGVALVDVSLLRQTQLRSLSKSDTKLHEIQRPRLGDYHLRPVSMDPMYPLLSTVLPTRHLPYVPPDSDITYSNLTYPQKPPPSTLYVSVGSRGELRLSAAPSPAVPVTAEYACVRKVKKGPREEEKNPPPAPDPCTVSNPAGIRVEDMYSKVNKKKRQTGTVGAWGATEGSQEPPYKNTLHPPRGPPATQSEENLYESICEMNSGVPEADSWEDGMTTGL; this is translated from the exons ATGACCGCTCTGAAG CTGTTTAGTAGAAGCTGCCCCTATGCCTCCAGGTCTTGTGCAGAGCGTCGCTGCAGGACACATGATCCCACTGTTCTGCGCTGTGCTGgtgctcctgctgctgctctccAGCCTTTGCACGCTCTGCAGGAGACG GAGAAGGGATTAAAAGGTCAGCAGCCATCCTGTTCTATCCCGTCTTCACCACTGCAGCCTCCCACTTCCAGCACAGCCAACTGCAGAGAGTGGTACTCTCTGTTTGAGACAGCTGAGGAGTggccaatgtgtgagacagctgaggagtg GAGGAAGAGGAAGCGGAGAAACGTTTGCCCCAGTGGGGTGGCTCTGGTGGACGTG TCTCTGCTCCGCCAGACTCAGCTCCGCTCGCTCAGCAAGTCGGACACCAAACTGCATGAGATCCAGAGGCCCAGGCTGGGAGACTACC ACCTCCGACCGGTCAGCATGGACCCCATGTACCCATTGCTTTCCACTGTCCTCCCCACGCGGCACCTCCCCTATGTCCCTCCGGACAGTGACATCACCTACTCCAACCTGACCTACCCCCAGaagcctccccccagcacactgtaCGTGAGTGTGGGGTCTCGGGGGGAGCTGAGGCTCTCGGCGGCGCCCtctcctgcggtcccagtgactgcagAGTACGCCTGCGTGCGGAAAGTGAAAAAGGGGCCTCGGGAGGAAGAGAAGAACCCCCCGCCTGCCCCTGACCCCTGCACTGTGAGCAACCCGGCGGGAATCAGG GTTGAAGACATGTACTCCAAGGTAAATAAGAAAAAGAGACAGACGGGAACAGTGGGCGCATGGGGGGCCACAGAAGGCTCCCAGGAGCCACCCTACAAAAACACCTTGCACCCTCCCCGGGGGCCCCCGGCTACGCAATCCGAGGAAAACCTATACGAAAGTATCTGCGAGATGAACAGCGGGGTCCCGGAGGCTGACAGCTGGGAGGACGGGATGACCACGGggttataa
- the LIME1 gene encoding lck-interacting transmembrane adapter 1 isoform X3 → MPPGLVQSVAAGHMIPLFCAVLVLLLLLSSLCTLCRRRRKRKRRNVCPSGVALVDVSLLRQTQLRSLSKSDTKLHEIQRPRLGDYHLRPVSMDPMYPLLSTVLPTRHLPYVPPDSDITYSNLTYPQKPPPSTLYVSVGSRGELRLSAAPSPAVPVTAEYACVRKVKKGPREEEKNPPPAPDPCTVSNPAGIRVEDMYSKVNKKKRQTGTVGAWGATEGSQEPPYKNTLHPPRGPPATQSEENLYESICEMNSGVPEADSWEDGMTTGL, encoded by the exons ATGCCTCCAGGTCTTGTGCAGAGCGTCGCTGCAGGACACATGATCCCACTGTTCTGCGCTGTGCTGgtgctcctgctgctgctctccAGCCTTTGCACGCTCTGCAGGAGACG GAGGAAGAGGAAGCGGAGAAACGTTTGCCCCAGTGGGGTGGCTCTGGTGGACGTG TCTCTGCTCCGCCAGACTCAGCTCCGCTCGCTCAGCAAGTCGGACACCAAACTGCATGAGATCCAGAGGCCCAGGCTGGGAGACTACC ACCTCCGACCGGTCAGCATGGACCCCATGTACCCATTGCTTTCCACTGTCCTCCCCACGCGGCACCTCCCCTATGTCCCTCCGGACAGTGACATCACCTACTCCAACCTGACCTACCCCCAGaagcctccccccagcacactgtaCGTGAGTGTGGGGTCTCGGGGGGAGCTGAGGCTCTCGGCGGCGCCCtctcctgcggtcccagtgactgcagAGTACGCCTGCGTGCGGAAAGTGAAAAAGGGGCCTCGGGAGGAAGAGAAGAACCCCCCGCCTGCCCCTGACCCCTGCACTGTGAGCAACCCGGCGGGAATCAGG GTTGAAGACATGTACTCCAAGGTAAATAAGAAAAAGAGACAGACGGGAACAGTGGGCGCATGGGGGGCCACAGAAGGCTCCCAGGAGCCACCCTACAAAAACACCTTGCACCCTCCCCGGGGGCCCCCGGCTACGCAATCCGAGGAAAACCTATACGAAAGTATCTGCGAGATGAACAGCGGGGTCCCGGAGGCTGACAGCTGGGAGGACGGGATGACCACGGggttataa
- the LIME1 gene encoding lck-interacting transmembrane adapter 1 isoform X1, giving the protein MLLWQAAFIVRHRSDVCVTPGAFSFCAQLFSRSCPYASRSCAERRCRTHDPTVLRCAGAPAAALQPLHALQETEKGLKGQQPSCSIPSSPLQPPTSSTANCREWYSLFETAEEWPMCETAEEWRKRKRRNVCPSGVALVDVSLLRQTQLRSLSKSDTKLHEIQRPRLGDYHLRPVSMDPMYPLLSTVLPTRHLPYVPPDSDITYSNLTYPQKPPPSTLYVSVGSRGELRLSAAPSPAVPVTAEYACVRKVKKGPREEEKNPPPAPDPCTVSNPAGIRVEDMYSKVNKKKRQTGTVGAWGATEGSQEPPYKNTLHPPRGPPATQSEENLYESICEMNSGVPEADSWEDGMTTGL; this is encoded by the exons atgttATTGTGGCAGGCTGCATTTATAGTGCGACACAGGAGTGATGTGTGTGTCACACCCGGTGCTTTTTCTTTCTGTGCACAGCTGTTTAGTAGAAGCTGCCCCTATGCCTCCAGGTCTTGTGCAGAGCGTCGCTGCAGGACACATGATCCCACTGTTCTGCGCTGTGCTGgtgctcctgctgctgctctccAGCCTTTGCACGCTCTGCAGGAGACG GAGAAGGGATTAAAAGGTCAGCAGCCATCCTGTTCTATCCCGTCTTCACCACTGCAGCCTCCCACTTCCAGCACAGCCAACTGCAGAGAGTGGTACTCTCTGTTTGAGACAGCTGAGGAGTggccaatgtgtgagacagctgaggagtg GAGGAAGAGGAAGCGGAGAAACGTTTGCCCCAGTGGGGTGGCTCTGGTGGACGTG TCTCTGCTCCGCCAGACTCAGCTCCGCTCGCTCAGCAAGTCGGACACCAAACTGCATGAGATCCAGAGGCCCAGGCTGGGAGACTACC ACCTCCGACCGGTCAGCATGGACCCCATGTACCCATTGCTTTCCACTGTCCTCCCCACGCGGCACCTCCCCTATGTCCCTCCGGACAGTGACATCACCTACTCCAACCTGACCTACCCCCAGaagcctccccccagcacactgtaCGTGAGTGTGGGGTCTCGGGGGGAGCTGAGGCTCTCGGCGGCGCCCtctcctgcggtcccagtgactgcagAGTACGCCTGCGTGCGGAAAGTGAAAAAGGGGCCTCGGGAGGAAGAGAAGAACCCCCCGCCTGCCCCTGACCCCTGCACTGTGAGCAACCCGGCGGGAATCAGG GTTGAAGACATGTACTCCAAGGTAAATAAGAAAAAGAGACAGACGGGAACAGTGGGCGCATGGGGGGCCACAGAAGGCTCCCAGGAGCCACCCTACAAAAACACCTTGCACCCTCCCCGGGGGCCCCCGGCTACGCAATCCGAGGAAAACCTATACGAAAGTATCTGCGAGATGAACAGCGGGGTCCCGGAGGCTGACAGCTGGGAGGACGGGATGACCACGGggttataa